In Runella sp. SP2, the genomic window CGATTCTTTGAAGGTGCCGTTGCGTTGATTGATGTACAAATAATCGCGTTCGTAGAAGTCATTAGACACGTAAATATCGAGCCAATTGTCGCCATTAACGTCTCCCACAGTTACACCCAAGCCAAAGGCAATCAGGCTCCCGTAGATACCTGCTTCTTCGGAGACGTCGGTAAAGCGGATTGGGTTGTTTTTAGATGCCCCTTGCCCTTTGCCTCTTGCCTCTTGCCCCTCGCTGCCTTGAATCATTTCATTCCGAAAGAGCTTGTGGCCACCGAGAGAATCGCGAACGGTACGGATGTTTTGGTATTGCAGTTTGTTGACAGGTGTAAAGCTGTTATTGAGCAAATACATGTCCAAATCGCCGTCGCGGTCGTAGTCAAAAAAAGCAGCATGGGTCGAATATCCCCCATCCACCAGCCCATATTCGGGAGCTTTATCAACAAACGTGGGCACGCCGTCGGGGCCAATGCCTTGGTTGATAAATAACTCATTCCCGCGTTTATCCCCTTGAATGTTACCTGCGTTGCAGACATAAATATCCATGAGACCGTCACCGTTGACGTCGGCAAAAGTAGCGCCCGTGGACCACGCCTTTTTGCCGCCTACGCCCGCTTTGGCCGTAATATCCTCAAATTTCCAGCGTTCTTCGGGGTTTTTGCCTTTGTTGAGGTACAGTTTATTTTCTTCAAAATTAGAGGTTACGTAAATATCCGCCCAGCCGTCGTTGTTGACATCGGCAATGGCCACTCCGCCACCGTTGTAGAAATTGCGGTAGTTGAAGATGTTCAGTTCTTTTTTGTCAAGAATCTGATTGGTAAACTCAATGCCCGTTTCGGACGAAGAAAGTGTTTCAAATAGGTTGTCGTCAGGAGCGGATTGTTGACAACTGCTTGCTCCTAAAAATAAACTGAGAATAATAAATAATGAGGAATGCTTCATTGGTTACTGGGCCATTCTACGGCTGCCTATTTTACAAAAATACGTAAAGCCGCAAGAACTTCCCGAAAGTTCTAAAACTTTCGGGAAGTTGGAGTTGTGAGGGATAAAATTTGGGCTTTATCGTTGTTTTTTGCCAACAGCCAGTACAATTTTCCTGCCGAATTTTTAAACGGTTTGATGTGTCGAACTTGCCCGTAAATCGGCACTTTGGAAAGCTGAATTTCAAACTGATTTTTGCCTTTGTTGAGCAAAACTGTGCCAAAATCGGCGTCGTACCGCCCCATTTGGATGTTGTTGTCGTAAAAATTTCCTCCTAAAAACACATCAGGCAGGTTATCGCCGTTGGCGTCGATAATGGTGGCTGTTTTGTACGGACTCAACTGCGCCAAATACGGCAAAGGTTGAAACTGGAAATTCCCTTTGCCGTCGTTGACAAACACGCCGTTGGCAAATTCATTGGCTTCTAGCACGGCCATTTTTTTGAGCTTATCTTTGCCAAACAGGTTTTCTACCGACGTTTTGGCAAAATCGCGGGCGTGGATGTATTCCTTTTTGATGTAGGGGAATTGTTTATCAGTTTCCATTTTATTGGCAAACAAGGTTTCTTCGCCGTTGAGGTAGTAGGTTAAAATTTGGTCAACGCGGTCGTTTTTATCAATGTCACCTACGTACAAGCGAACAGGCTCTTTTTCAGAGGTTTTGATGCGGCTATTTAATCCCAAATTTCCCGCCAAAATATCCAAATCACCGTCTTGGTCAAAATCGTGCGTCAACGTAAAATTCCACCAGCCTTTTTGGTTGCTTCCAAGGGTTGCTGCTTTTTCAAACCGCCCGTTGTTTTGGTGAAAAACCGTTAGGAATTTCCACTCAATGGACAATAGCAAATCAAGGCGTTGGTCTTTGTTTAAATCCACCAGTTCGGCATTCGTCACCATGCCGATGGTTCGCAGTTCGGGGGCGAGCTGCGTTGTTTTATCCGTAAAGTTCCCTTTGCCATCATTCACGAGCAAATACGAAGTCGGATTGTCGCCGTAGGCTTTGGGAATGGAGCGCCCACCGATGAACAAATCTACCGCTCCGTCGCCCGTAAAATCGAACGCCCGCACGCACGAAGCCGTTACGTAGAGGTCTTTGAAGGCATCTTCTTTGCGCGTCAGTTGGCCTCGTCCATTGTTCAAATACACCCGTGGTTGAAGCTGGTAAGTTTTGCCAAAAAACTCGTTTCCGCCGCTTGCCACCACCAAATCAAGGTGTTTGTCGCCGTTGACGTCGGCCCATTGGGCGTCCACATCTTCGTAAATTAAGTCTTTTTCAAGGGCAGGTTGAGGCAAATTTTGAAACTTACCATTGGCGTTTTGGAGATACACTTTGCTGAGGGCATCGCGGGCATTGCCCATGAAAATATCCTCAAGACCGTCGTGGTTAATATCGGCTACTGCCACCGCAGGCCCTGCCGACGAGGCCAAATGCGGAATGAGTGCTTCGCGGTCAAGTTCGTTAAAGTTGTTTTCTTGGTGGACAAAGTCAAGAGCCAGGGTCGCTGTTTTGTCTTCAAAAGGAACCTTGGGCGACAGTAGTTTTTGCAAACGTTGATAATCAAAACGGGGCAGATTTTCGCTTTGAATGAGTTTAAGCTGTTTTTTCAACTCGCTTTTACGTAACACTTGGTAGGTTTGGTTAGGCCAAATAAAAAGCAGTGAATCCACTTCAGCTATTTTTCCCACGCCCACCACCAAAGGAATCTCAGCACTCGACTGAAAACCACGCACGGGAAACTTTTCGTAGCTAATCACTTCCCCTTTTCGGAATACTAAACACTTAGCCCCAATCGCGTTGCGGTTGCCCGTTTTTCCTTCGGCTTGAAGGGTAATCGACTCGTTGGTCGTCGAAAGGTTTTCGTAGATAAATGCCTTGTCGTTGATGTTGTTGGCAATCACGTCGAGGTCGCCGTCGTTGTCCAAATCGGCATAAATAGCACCGTTGGAAAACGAAGGTTTGTCGTTTTCAATGGCGTTTTGCCAATCAGTAAATTGAAGATTTTGGGTATTGTGGTAAAACTTATTGGGAAGTTTGATTTCGGGCAAAATGTCCACCACGTCGGGGTCATCTTCGTTAAATTCACCCTTGTTCATTTTTTGCTGAATGGCCTCATCCGACACAAACTGAATGTAGTCGATGTCGTTCATTCGTTTAGGAATACCATTTGAAATGAAAATGTCTTTCTTCCCGTCGTTGTCAAAATCCATCATCAGCGGCGACCACGACCAGTCGGTAGCGTGTACGCCCGCGTACATTCCCATTTCTGAAAAAACACCGTTTCGGTTGAGTTGAAGGTTATTTCGGGCAAACTGATAGCTGTAGCCTTGGCGAATTTTGTACTTAAAAATGTTGTAGGAATCTTCCCCTTCCGAACGCTTCAAAATTTCTTTGTCGTTGGGAAGCATGTCGAGCGAGATAATCTCAGGAAGGAGGTCGTTGTTTAAGTCGCCAATGTCAATTCCCATTGAAAACTGACTCGTGTGCATGAGTTGGCGCTCAGAATCTTCGGCAAACGAGCCATTGCGCTGATTGAGGTAGAGGTAGTCGTTTTCGTGAAAATCGTTCCCGATGTACATATCTGGGTAGCCGTCGAGGTTGACGTCGCCTATGCCTACGCCCAAGCCGTAGCCCAGCACGTCGTCGATGATGTGTGCTTGCTGCGTAACGTCCACAAATTTCCCGTTGTCGTTGCGGAAAAATTTATCGCCTGCCGTGGGGTGAGGAGTGCCTTGAAAAGCCGAACGAAAGCCAAATGTACCGTTTTGGTGGACGGAATGATTAAGCTGAAAAAAGTCCAAATCACCGTCTAAATCGTAGTCAAAAAAGGCCGCTTGTGTGCCCAATCCTTTCAAGTCGAGGCCGTATTCTTTGGCTTTTTCTTCGTAAACAGGGATTCCTTTTGCCGTAATTTCTTTGCAAACAAACAACAAATTGCGCCCGTCCAAACTCGGGATGCCGCCTACTTGGCTGATGTAAATGTCCAGTTTCCCGTCTTGGTTGATGTCCACTACCGACACACCGTTGGCCCATGCCTTGTTTTGGTTGATGTTGGTTTGAGCGGTGACGTCTTCAAACTTCATCTTGCCTCGGTTGAGGTATAATTTGTTGTCCGACAGATTTCCCGTGAAGCACAAATCAACGAGCCCGTCGTTGTTGAAATCGCCCGCCCCTACGCCGCTGCCGTTGTAGAAGTACATGTAGTTGAAAATATTGAGCTTGCTATCGGCTTTGAGGGTATTGGCAAACTCGATGCCTGTTTCAGAAGCTTCTAGTAATCGGAATTGGGCAGGCAGTTTGGGCTCATTCGATGATTGGCAGCCCATAAAAATGTAGGCCGCGTAGGTAACGAAACAAAGGGTACAAAAACGATATAAAGGAGTGCGTATTGACATCATCAAAATTCAAAATTATAGGCTAAACTAACAATAGGCGCGCCAAAAATCTGCAAACGTTTGGCTTGGCTAATGTTCTTTTCGGTTTTGAAAAAGACCGAATATACATTCCGACGAGCGTACAAATTATAGACCGTAAAGGCCCATTTTCCTCGGAAGCGACGGTCTTTCATGCTGGGATTGTAAATGTTCCAAGCAAAGTCTAAGCGGTGATAATCGGGTACGCGTTTGTTGTTACGTTCTTCGTAAAACGGAAAGAAATTGTTAAGGTAATTGACAAAACCCACGGGCTGTGTGTAAGGCCGTCCTGTGCTATAAATAAACGTAAAACTAAACGAATTGTGTTTGTCAATGCTGATGTCGAACGAGGTATTGACGCTGTGCGGGCGGTCATAATTGGCACGGTACCAATGCCCGTTGTTGACTTGTTCAATCGAAGGTAAGTCGGTGTAGGTACGGTTAAAGGTACGCGAATAGGTATAGTTGACCCAGCCGTTGAGCCGTCCTTTTTTCTTGGTGAGCATCACTTCGAGGCCGTACGCTTTGCTCAAACCTTGCACAATTTGCGTTTCGGGGTAGGGTTGGAGCAAAAAATCGGCGCCAGGTTTGTAGTCCACCATGTTTCGGGTGAATCGATAGTAACCTTCCACCGAAATCTCATAAATGTCGTTGTAGAACGAATGGTAGTAGCCTGCCGAAAGTAAATTGCTGATTTGGGGTTTGATGTGTAAGTCGCTCGTTTTCCAACGCGACGTAGGAATCGGCGTGGTGGTATTGGAAACAATCTGCAAATATTGACGCATGAGGTTGTACCCAAACTTAAACGATGTCCGTTCGTTTAGGGCATACCGAATCCCGACCCTAGGCTCAAAACCGCCGTAGTTACTGAATACTTCACTGTTTCCCGCTTGTACGGAGTCTATCACGGAGAAGTCGTCGCGTGGTTGTCCCGCTTCGTAATGTCGGTAAAGGGCAGGCCCCAACGTTTGAAAATACGAATACCGAATCCCTACCGAAAGCGCCAGTTGTTTGTTGAAACTGTATTCGTTGTCGGCGTGCCACGCCCATTCGTTAGCGCGTTCGGAAGGCGTGACGATGTTACTTACACTGGCGCTGTTATTAGGAACTAGCTCGCCAGGTTGAATATCGTAACGCGTAAAACTAAGCCCTGTTTCCAGCTTGTAGTTGGTCAATACATAGTTTAGGTTGGACTTGAGTTGCTTCTGCGTCAGGGCCGAATTCAAATCGACGAAATTATCGGTGTCTTTTTCTTGGGTGGAAATTTGTGGGGTATAATGGGCGTAAATGGCCGTAGTTTGAATGTCCATTTTGGGGGAAATTACTGTCAACCAGCGTGCCATAGCGTTGGTAGA contains:
- a CDS encoding VCBS repeat-containing protein; the protein is MMSIRTPLYRFCTLCFVTYAAYIFMGCQSSNEPKLPAQFRLLEASETGIEFANTLKADSKLNIFNYMYFYNGSGVGAGDFNNDGLVDLCFTGNLSDNKLYLNRGKMKFEDVTAQTNINQNKAWANGVSVVDINQDGKLDIYISQVGGIPSLDGRNLLFVCKEITAKGIPVYEEKAKEYGLDLKGLGTQAAFFDYDLDGDLDFFQLNHSVHQNGTFGFRSAFQGTPHPTAGDKFFRNDNGKFVDVTQQAHIIDDVLGYGLGVGIGDVNLDGYPDMYIGNDFHENDYLYLNQRNGSFAEDSERQLMHTSQFSMGIDIGDLNNDLLPEIISLDMLPNDKEILKRSEGEDSYNIFKYKIRQGYSYQFARNNLQLNRNGVFSEMGMYAGVHATDWSWSPLMMDFDNDGKKDIFISNGIPKRMNDIDYIQFVSDEAIQQKMNKGEFNEDDPDVVDILPEIKLPNKFYHNTQNLQFTDWQNAIENDKPSFSNGAIYADLDNDGDLDVIANNINDKAFIYENLSTTNESITLQAEGKTGNRNAIGAKCLVFRKGEVISYEKFPVRGFQSSAEIPLVVGVGKIAEVDSLLFIWPNQTYQVLRKSELKKQLKLIQSENLPRFDYQRLQKLLSPKVPFEDKTATLALDFVHQENNFNELDREALIPHLASSAGPAVAVADINHDGLEDIFMGNARDALSKVYLQNANGKFQNLPQPALEKDLIYEDVDAQWADVNGDKHLDLVVASGGNEFFGKTYQLQPRVYLNNGRGQLTRKEDAFKDLYVTASCVRAFDFTGDGAVDLFIGGRSIPKAYGDNPTSYLLVNDGKGNFTDKTTQLAPELRTIGMVTNAELVDLNKDQRLDLLLSIEWKFLTVFHQNNGRFEKAATLGSNQKGWWNFTLTHDFDQDGDLDILAGNLGLNSRIKTSEKEPVRLYVGDIDKNDRVDQILTYYLNGEETLFANKMETDKQFPYIKKEYIHARDFAKTSVENLFGKDKLKKMAVLEANEFANGVFVNDGKGNFQFQPLPYLAQLSPYKTATIIDANGDNLPDVFLGGNFYDNNIQMGRYDADFGTVLLNKGKNQFEIQLSKVPIYGQVRHIKPFKNSAGKLYWLLAKNNDKAQILSLTTPTSRKF
- a CDS encoding TonB-dependent receptor, which produces MKNTLYLVLGWLLSTSAALGQIYTISGTVLDSISKQPLAGATVILDHNRSKGATKTDEKGEFILTVDRQSHVVAIRYVGYVPYSKYFPPMTRSLKVTVLLDKTENQLEEVIITTKGFDQTIRQPILGVNQINIKTFQKLPSAFGEVDLLRGIQMLPGVTSVGEASNGVNIRGGTTDQNLILLDDTPIFNPTHMFGLFSVFPPDAVATLDLYKGNVPGRYGGRAASVLDIKLRNPTLDSLKIKGGVSIVSNRLMVNVPVVKDKLGFYVAARGAFNDFLLPIASDKLKDIKAKFGEGVWKGFWKINPKNTLTGTFYKSYDLFSTNLLPGLPNVIGEFTRYQHTSTNAMARWLTVISPKMDIQTTAIYAHYTPQISTQEKDTDNFVDLNSALTQKQLKSNLNYVLTNYKLETGLSFTRYDIQPGELVPNNSASVSNIVTPSERANEWAWHADNEYSFNKQLALSVGIRYSYFQTLGPALYRHYEAGQPRDDFSVIDSVQAGNSEVFSNYGGFEPRVGIRYALNERTSFKFGYNLMRQYLQIVSNTTTPIPTSRWKTSDLHIKPQISNLLSAGYYHSFYNDIYEISVEGYYRFTRNMVDYKPGADFLLQPYPETQIVQGLSKAYGLEVMLTKKKGRLNGWVNYTYSRTFNRTYTDLPSIEQVNNGHWYRANYDRPHSVNTSFDISIDKHNSFSFTFIYSTGRPYTQPVGFVNYLNNFFPFYEERNNKRVPDYHRLDFAWNIYNPSMKDRRFRGKWAFTVYNLYARRNVYSVFFKTEKNISQAKRLQIFGAPIVSLAYNFEF